The following nucleotide sequence is from Falco naumanni isolate bFalNau1 chromosome 6, bFalNau1.pat, whole genome shotgun sequence.
ATTAATAGTCTACCTAAAAACCAAGGTCAAGACTTTCAGAAGTGGCAATTACTTCAGGGGACCTCATTTTCTGAAGCATCCAGTTTGCAGTGTCATTAAGAGACCTGATTTTTGGAGCTGAAGGGTTTAGTGACATCAGCAAATTAGGCTTTTTTTCAGGTGTCTCTTGCTGGCTACAAGACACTTCCCACTACAGAGAAGCATCCAAAAtcacttcacatttttaaatacagtgttcAGGAGGTCTGAAGGTTTGagtgaatttttttctccatctgctttgttttcagggttacctttttttctgtcagtgtgGGATATGCCATTGCAGTGGCAATTAAGCACACACAAATGTGAAACAGTTAGCTGATTGTTTTTACTGCTGCTGCACAAGGAGAGTAGATACaaacctcacttttttttttttctctctctcacctcccccccccccccaggtttCAAGTGGCTATCTGGTTGTGGCTTTTGTTTATGTGACTGAATTTGTTGGCATTAAAGCACGAACCTGGGCTTCTATGCATGTCCATGCTTTTTTTGCTATGGGAATTATGGTTGTGGCACTCGTGGGATTTTTGGTTCGGACCTGGTGGGTCTACCAGATATTTCTCACCATAGCGACTCTTCCCTTTGTcttgtgctgctgggtgctccCAGAAACACCTTTTTGGCTTCTGTCAGAGGAAAGATACGAAGATGCACAAAAAGTCATTAATATAATGGCAAGATGGAATAAAGTGAGCACTCCCTGCAGAGTTTCTGAACTGCGCTCGGTCCAACAAGATGATCTAGTCAGTGGCAGAATGGGTGACAATGACGCATCCTCAACAAAGAAGCACAACATCTTAGACCTGTTTTGTAACTGGCACATTGCAAGAAGGACCATCACAGTCTGGCTGATCTGGTTCACTGGGAGCTTGGGGTACTACGTCTTCTCCCTCAGTTCTGTCAGTCTAGGAGGCAATGAATATTTAAACCTCTTTCTCataggtaaatatttttgtactttaTTCTGTTTATGATGGAACTAGAGCATAACATTTAGAAATGTCTATAGATTTGACAGTAAATGTTTTAACTTTGTTCATTCAATTATGAACCTTGTTCAAAAAGTTTCTTGCTAAGTCTTCATAAAGTTGACTAACACAGGAGAATCATTTACTCCAAATCtcactgtttctgaaaaaaaaaaagaaaaaaaaaaagaagaatttaacattttttggtGTACAAAATTCTCCATCTGTCTTTGTGATTGTAAAACTATATTCTGCTTGTCTCCGCTTTGCCCTGCAAGTGTATAGCATATCCACACAAACACCAAGGGAAGCAGACCACCAACACAAAATTCACAAGGCTCTGTTAAAGGCACAAACtaggaaaacaagagaagaaaattattcttttaatcGCTTACAGTCATGAGGTATTGAGCCTGCCTGTGTAGAAAATAGATTCATAATTCTCAGAAGCAAgattaattttagttttctcaaaagtatatttttaatttaattgtattttttaattttgtcaaTCTGACTGTAATCTTCCTCTGGTATGTAAGTTGTTTATAAAGGCAGCTCAGTGCATTCAAGGCCTGATCCAAAGTTTGTCATGATCAGTGGAAATATTCCATTGGCTTCAGAAGACTCCGGGTCAGGCATGCAGCTCTGAGCCAGCAAAGAATTAAGTCATGCAGTTTGCTTTATGCGACTGAGTACTCTCAGTAAAGTGAATGTGACTGTTCATGTACATAAGCACTCAGGACTGGGGCTCTCAGGAATTCAGCTTGTGCTGTCATGTATTATAGTATATTGGTAGACTGATGTGTTGAAGAGCGGATGCTAGTATTGCACAGATACCTAAGCTCTTATGGTGGAGTACAGTGCGTATATTCCCTTATCcacctcttttaaaaatactgaataattgCAGCCTGCTTTTACCAACACAAGCCCAAAAGATTGTTTCCCAATATTACAGATGTATTGACATACTATATGTGCTTAGTAAAGGAATGCAGTGTATTTGTTCAGGGCTGTATCTTCTGTTCTTCCTTGATTTCACATTGGACATAGTAGTATTCTTCGTGAGCAAGTTGGTTTAAAACATGTCCAAACTGGCTTAGGCTCCATATAATGTGTCTAGGGGCAAATCATGTTTACGCAGGGTTTGTGAACAGTCCTAGCCAAACACCAGTTCTTTTAGAGCTGCAGAAGCTTTTATCTGGAAAGAGACATTAGGAAGAGACGATCTGAGTAAGAGTGGGATATAATAAGCAGCTGCCCTCTTTTTAgtggagaagagagaaagctgGAACCACACTCTGTATTTGTGGAGCTAACTCAGAAAACCGGACCTGGAGGGACCTCGTTTGCCTTATACATTGGGGTGATTTGGGGCTGAAGCTGGGGGGCTGTGGCTTCAGTTCTGTGTCCAGGTGGAAGCTGGCAAATCCTGAAAGGTGTGTCTGTGCGACACTAGCAATATTCCTTGTGGGCATGCTTAAACTGTAGATGTAAAAATACCTGTAGCAGAAGAGCAGCAATTTGAGAGCTTTCAGTCACAAGTGCCAGTGTCATAAAACCAGGACGGTGgccttgctgttttctgtaattttccaCCCCAAAGAGAACTGaaactgctctgtgctgtgaaaGCTGTTTCCCTTGTCCCTCTCCATCCCCCACTACCGTATTTTAGGCCATGTTTTCTACTTCTGTCACCATTTCTGTTGCCAAGTGAAGTAGCCCAACACACTGGTTATCTCTAGATTTCACTTATTTATTATCCACTAGATTAAACTAATACTCGTAAAGAGGAAGTTAGAGTTATGACTATGAGTAATCATGACCTAAAATTAAATGGTTTCATACTGACAGGTGCTGTGGAGTTGCCTTGCTATATCATTGCTTGCATTGGGATGGACAAACTGGGAAGGAGAAACACACTCATTCCGTTCCTTATTTTAAGTGCACTGATCTGTGTTTTAATTATGTTCATACCTCAGGTTAGTCACTTATTGTTGAAAGTGTTTATagtagaaatttattttaaaggctcTTAAGTCTGTagatgcagctgctgtttctaaATCATGTGGTTgattaaaagctgtttttaaattgtAGCTGCCAGTCTAAGATAGGTTTCTGTATTGTCAGTACAGGTTTCACTGTCATTGCTGGAGTCACCTGTAAAATGTTCCCAGGACTTCAGTGAACCAGGACTGGTAAAAAGTGATATGGACATTAATTACTCATTGAGaccaattttaaaaaagaagcattaaatATTGCTTATTGTTGAAAAAAGAGTCACAACTTGTGAAGGATTTATGTTAGGTTTGGGACAGTGTTATTTTCTGGTTATTTATTTGTGCTCTCTTTCAACAGGATTTCAATATATCAATTATCTTAGCAAATATGGCTGGAAAATTTTCAATAGGTGTGGCATTTGGCCTTATATATCTCTACACAGCAGAACTGTACCCAACAATTGTAAGGTAAGAACTTTTGCCagttatgtatttttcattactttgctgttctttcctttcctttattgTGCTGCTGCACCATATCTAGCAACTCTTGGCATCAGTGGTAGTGGTCTGAAAGACTTGGGATGGGATTAGTTCTCAGGTGCTTCAGTTGTCTAGTGTTTGGCTGTAccagaaatttttatttattttttcattccatgTGCACTGATTGGTTTCATTGGGGAACTAGAAGAATACtcttttaaacattatttatgTCTTTCTTAAAAATCCTGGTTGTTCATCCTGTGTTCTATACTGAATGAtgattacatttttaatcttgATTACAGAAACGACTGAACTTCACTGCAATATAAATTTACATTGGTGTAGCAATAGCTTCCTAGCATAATTGCTTAAAGACGTCCTACTGATGTTTTAAGTGTCTGTGCATTTCTAATTGTTTCCTTTACCTGCCAGAATTCTTATCAGAGTCTTTGTTTTATGTGTAGATCACTTGCTGTTGGAAGTGGAAGCATGATGTGCCGTGTAGGAAGTGTGGTTGCTCCTTTCTGTGTATATCTGAGAAGTGTTTGGATTTTCATGCCACTTGTAAGTATTTATTTCAACAGtgaatgtttctggttttggaaagGTGTGTATATCACTTGTTTTCTCAGGAATCAAAAGCTctgaacttttattttgaaaaggaaattgagTGAACCATTCTTGTTCTAAATTTTAAGTCTCAAAGATTAGTAGCTTcatgctgttaaaaatatgCAGGTGAAGCAAAAGGGAGACTTTGAGTCACTGAAAGCTTCTGCAATAGTTTTATGATGGAAGACATAAAAATACTTACACACTGAATCCTAGTATGAAATggataaaaacattttccataaaaatatgCTTCATCTACCATGTAACATTTAGGAAGTGTCTTAGTCCATACTTTCCTCTGCAGGCCTAGCAGTTCTTGACCATGCTCCTGATTTATTCTTACCCTTTTTCAAAGGCATAGTCCTTCCATTCTTGGAATTCACCATTGGTGGCTATTTTCTCTTGTATTAATCCTTAATCTTTTCCATGGCTTTCCTGGGACGTTGCATCTTTGGAATAGCCTTCCAAAAGATTAGGAATGTCTTATGCTTATGGTACTTGGTCTTTACAGCTGTCCCAAAGCTcccttttcatgtttttcatttccaagaactgaaaaaataatttgtgagatagaaaaagagaagcaagtgGTATATTGATGAGGTTCACTGTGACTGACAAGCAACAGAACCTTGAGTTCATTAAGCACATCCTACTTCTAGGTAGTTCCAAGTCATGCTACCATTAGGTTTTGTCTTCTACCACCAGTTGCCCAAGGAAAACAGAGGTGGGACCATTCCTTCCTGCACTTTAAGCATTTTGTCTGCATTAT
It contains:
- the SLC22A16 gene encoding solute carrier family 22 member 16 isoform X2 → MAPGSERLFDSLGHFGRFQAFVYFASVFQAMSCGIHYLASVFMAVTPNFVCGIPGNVSSVLLYNSSESSLEDIWTLWTSTEDYIVVQLENGEIWELNQCSRSKREVSLDLAYEYNANKSLFSCSDGFLYDDTKWKSTVVTQWDLVCDREWLAKLIQPTFMLGVLIGAVIFGDIADRLGRQRVIWFTSAGQFVFGIAVAFTFDYYSFVIVRFLLAMVSSGYLVVAFVYVTEFVGIKARTWASMHVHAFFAMGIMVVALVGFLVRTWWVYQIFLTIATLPFVLCCWVLPETPFWLLSEERYEDAQKVINIMARWNKVSTPCRVSELRSVQQDDLVSGRMGDNDASSTKKHNILDLFCNWHIARRTITVWLIWFTGSLGYYVFSLSSVSLGGNEYLNLFLIGFQYINYLSKYGWKIFNRCGIWPYISLHSRTVPNNCKITCCWKWKHDVPCRKCGCSFLCISEKCLDFHATFACWNHGSSEWNINTNASRNTGKTID
- the SLC22A16 gene encoding solute carrier family 22 member 16 isoform X1; the protein is MAPGSERLFDSLGHFGRFQAFVYFASVFQAMSCGIHYLASVFMAVTPNFVCGIPGNVSSVLLYNSSESSLEDIWTLWTSTEDYIVVQLENGEIWELNQCSRSKREVSLDLAYEYNANKSLFSCSDGFLYDDTKWKSTVVTQWDLVCDREWLAKLIQPTFMLGVLIGAVIFGDIADRLGRQRVIWFTSAGQFVFGIAVAFTFDYYSFVIVRFLLAMVSSGYLVVAFVYVTEFVGIKARTWASMHVHAFFAMGIMVVALVGFLVRTWWVYQIFLTIATLPFVLCCWVLPETPFWLLSEERYEDAQKVINIMARWNKVSTPCRVSELRSVQQDDLVSGRMGDNDASSTKKHNILDLFCNWHIARRTITVWLIWFTGSLGYYVFSLSSVSLGGNEYLNLFLIGAVELPCYIIACIGMDKLGRRNTLIPFLILSALICVLIMFIPQDFNISIILANMAGKFSIGVAFGLIYLYTAELYPTIVRSLAVGSGSMMCRVGSVVAPFCVYLRSVWIFMPLLLVGIMALLSGILTLMLPETLGKPLTNTLVEATEMGRNKKSCSEKTPPAHSGAALEKIEMFGQETVSTEK